GGACGGAACCCTCGCCGAGCTTTCGGAGGTACTCGAAACCGGAGACCTGGTGATCGACGGCGGGAACTCCAGGTTCAGTGATGACCGGGAAGCCTCCCGGCTGCTGGGCCTGAAAGGGATCCGTTTCCTGGACTGCGGCGTTTCCGGGGGTATCCGGGGCCAGGACAACGGGTACGGGCTGATGGTCGGCGGCTCGGCGGAAGATGTGGATCGGGCCATGCCTGTCTTTGACGCCCTCCGCCCGGACGGTGACCGGGCGGAAAGCTTCGTCCACGCCGGCCGTACGGGTGCCGGGCATTACGCGAAGATGGTCCACAACGGGATTGAATATGGGCTGATGCAGTCCTATGCAGAGGGATATGAACTCCTGGCAGCCAAAGACATCATCGAAGATGTTCCGGGTATCCTCGGGGCTTGGCAGCAGGGAACGGTGGTGCGGTCCTGGCTGCTGGAGCTGGCGGTCAAGGCACTGCAGGAGGACCCCGGACTAAGCGGAACCGCCGGCCGGGCTGATGATTCGGGGGAGGGACGCTGGGCTGTGGAAGAGGCCGTGGCCTCGGGCATCCCGGCTCCTGCGATCACGGCCGCCCTGTATGCCAGGTTTGCCTCCCGGCAGCAGGACGCGCCGGCCATGCGGATGGTGGCCGCACTGCGCCGCCAGTTCGGCGGCCATGAGGTGCACAAAGTTGTCCGCCCGGATCCGGACCTGCCGAGCGCGTAAGGTAAAAAGACCGGAACCAACTGAGACCTACAGGATGGGAGAGCACGGAACCGATGTACGTTGACCATCTGTCGCTGACCGGTTTCCGGAGTTATCCCCAGCTGGACGTGCGGCTCGAGCCCGGCGTCACCGTGTTTGTCGGGCCAAACGGAACAGGCAAGACCAACATCGTCGAAGCCATCGGTTACCTGGCCACACTCTCTTCCCACCGGGTTAGCACAGATGCGCCGCTGGTGAACTTCGACGCCGGTCAGGCACTGGTCCGGGCTCGGCTGGTCCGCGGTTCCCAGGCCACCTCGGTGGAATTGGAACTCAACCCTGGCCGCAGCAACAGGGCGCGGATCAACCGTGCCAATCCGGTGCGGGCCCGTGACATTCTCGGCCTGTGCCGCACTGTCCTTTTTGCCCCGGAGGACCTGGCCCTGGTCAAGGGTGATCCGGGCAGCCGCAGGCGGTTCCTCGACGAACTCATTGTTTCCCTGGTCCCCCACCATGCCGCTACGCGTGCCGATTATGAACGGGTGCTGAAACAGCGGAACGCGCTGTTGAAGTCGGCGCGCGCCACGGGCCGTTTCACTGCAGCGCACGAAGCCACGCTCGAGGTATGGGACCAGCACATGGCCGAGGCGGGCGCACGGCTGGTCGCTGCCCGGCTGCAGGCATTGGAACGGCTGCAGCCGCATCTGCAGGCGGCCTACCGGGACCTGACAGACGGTTCAAAGGCGGCAAAGGCGGTTTACCGCTCCACCTTGCAGGGAGCGGTAAACGACGACGGCGCGGTCGAAGGTGCCCAGGACCCCGATGAGCTGTACGCCCTCGGCACGGAGGAACTGACCGAACGCTTCCTGCAGGCCTTTGCCGCCAACCGGCGGCGGGAGATTGACCGCGGCATTTCGCTGGTCGGCCCGCACCGGGACGAGCTGGAACTCATCCTCGGGCAGGCCCCGGCCAAGGGGTACGCCTCGCACGGAGAAACCTGGTCCTTTGCCCTGGCCCTTCGGCTGGGTTCCTACTACCTGCTGACCAGCGACGATCCCACGCCCGGGGCCGGGCCCATCCTGATCCTCGACGATGTATTTGCCGAACTGGATGTGCAGCGCCGGCAGCGTCTTGCCGGAATCGTTGCCGGAGCAGAGCAGGTGCTGGTCACCGCAGCGGTGGGAGATGACATTCCGGAGGCGCTGGCGGGGCGCATCATCACGGTGGTTCCCGGAGGCATCAGTGTGCCCGTCTCCTGACGCAGACAATCCGGACGAACGCCCCGATGCCGCACGCGAACAGCTGAACCGCATGCGCCAGGCCGCACTTGCCCGCGGCAACCAGCGCACGCCGGCAACCCGGCGCAAAACAGGGAAGCGGCAGCAGGGCCCGTTCATCCCGGGCGAATATGTAGGCCGGGACCCGCAGGGCTTGGGCAAGGTGTTCACCCGGTTCGTCAGCGAACGCGGTTGGAACTCCCCCGTTGCCGTCGGATCGGTGATTTCCCGGTGGGAGGAATTGGTGGGAAGCGAGGTCAGTGCCCACTGCAAGCCCGAGTCCTTCCAGGACACCACCGTCCAGGTCCGCTGTGATTCCACGGCCTGGGCCACGCAGCTGCGGTTGCTCCGTGATGCCCTGATTGCCCGCTTCGACTCCGAACTGGGTCCCGGCGTCGTTACCAAGATCGAAGTGATCGGACCCGCGGCACCCAACTGGCGCAAGGGCTTGAGAAGCGTCAAGGGCCGCGGCCCCCGTGATACCTACGGATAAATCCCGGCCGCAGGCCCCGCCGTGATCCACGCCACCCGGCCCTTCTCCGGCAGCGTAATTCGAAGCCTTGCAGGAGCCGGTCAGGGGCTTTGGGACCCCCGGACCGGTATCCGGCCTTATCCGGGGCGGTGCGGTTGGCTGCAAACCGTCATTAGTGGCCTGCCAGAGGGTGTTTTGGGCAGGTTTACGGCTCGCAGCGCGGTAGAATTGACGGTGGAGATGCCTGTCCGCTGGGGAGGCTTCAATTCTGACGAACACAAGAGGAGTCGACAGCACCTGTGGCTAACGACAATGAGATGGACAACTCAGAGGTAACACCAGAGGACCACACCGCCCCGGAAAACTCCACCCCCGTGGAATACGGCGCGAATGAAATTACGGTCCTGGAAGGCCTTGAGGCAGTCCGTAAGCGCCCGGGCATGTACATCGGTTCCACCGGCCCCCGAGGGCTGCACCACCTGGTGTACGAAGTGGTGGACAACTCGGTTGATGAGGCCCTGGCTGGCTACTGCGACCACATTGAAGTGGTGCTGCAGGCCGACGGCGGCGTCAGAGTTACTGATAACGGCCGCGGCATCCCCGTAGACATGCACCCCACCGAGGGCATCCCCACCGTCCAGGTGGTTATGACCATCCTGCACGCCGGCGGCAAGTTCGGCGGCGGCGGGTACGCCGTGTCCGGCGGCCTGCACGGCGTGGGTATTTCAGTGGTCAACGCCCTCTCCGAACGGGTGGAAACCGAAGTACGCCGGCAGGGTTACACCTGGCACCAGAGCTTCGCGAACGGCGGCCACCCCGTGGGTGAACTGCGCCAGGGCGAGGCAACCGAGGAAACCGGCACCACCCAGACGTTCTACCCGGACCCGGAAATCTTCGAAACCACCGAGTTCGACTTTGAAACCCTGCGTGCCCGCTTCCAGCAGATGGCCTTCCTGAACAAGGGCCTGCGGATCCGGCTCACCGACGAGCGGACGCTCGAAGAGGAAACCGAGGAAATCACCGAGGCTCCCGACGGAGCCGGAGACGCGGCGCCGAAGCACCGCATGGTGGACTACCTGTACGCGGACGGCCTCCTGGACTACGTCAAGCACCTGAACTCCTCGAAGAAGGTTGAAGTAGTCCACGACGACGTCATCGCCTTTGAAACCGAGGATTCGGATAAGAAGATGGCCGTGGAGATGGCCATGCAGTGGACCACCGCTTACTCGGAGAGCGTCCACACCTACGCGAACACCATCAACACGCATGAAGGCGGAACGCACGAAGAAGGCTTCCGCGCCGCCATGACGTCGCTGATCAACCGGTACGCCCGTGAGAAGAACATCATCAAGGAAAAGGATGACAACCTCACCGGTGACGACATCCGCGAAGGCCTGACCGCAGTCATCTCGGTCAAGCTGGCCGAACCGCAGTTCGAGGGCCAGACGAAGACCAAGCTTGGCAACTCCGAGGTCAAGGGCTTTGTTCAGCGTGTGGTCACCGACCAGCTCGGCGATTGGCTTGAGCGCAACCCCGGCCCGGCCCGCGACGTCATCCGCAAGTCCATCCAGGCCTCGCAGGCCCGGATGGCTGCCCGCAAGGCGCGTGAATCCACCCGCCGGAAGGGCCTGCTGGAATCCGGCGGCATGCCCGGCAAGCTGAAGGACTGCTCCTCCAAGGACCCGTCCAGGTCCGAAATCTACATCGTGGAAGGTGACTCGGCCGGCGGCTCCGCCGTCCGCGGCCGCAACCCCGAGACCCAGGCCATCCTGCCGCTGCGCGGCAAGATCCTCAACGTGGAACGGGCCCGCCTCGACCGGGCACTGAGCAACGCCGAAGTCCAGGCCATGATCACCGCCTTCGGTGCCGGCATCGGTGAGGACTTCGACGTCGAAAAGGCCCGCTACCACAAGATCGTGCTGATGGCCGATGCAGACGTTGACGGCCAGCACATCACCACGCTGCTGCTGACCCTGCTGTTCCGCTACATGCGTCCGCTGATCGAAAGCGGTTACGTGTACCTGGCCCAGCCGCCGCTGTACCGGATCAAGTGGTCCAACCACGCCCACGACTACGTCTACAGCGACCGGGAACGGGACGAAGTGATTGCCCGCGGTCTGGCCAACAACCAGCGCCTGCCGAAGGAAAACGGCATCCAGCGTTACAAGGGCCTGGGCGAGATGGACTACACCGAGCTCTGGGACACCACCATGGACCCCGAGCACCGCACGCTGCTGCAGGTCACCATGGACGACGCAGCCGCCGTGGACTCGGTCTTCTCGGTCCTCATGGGCGAAGACGTCGAATCCCGCCGCAGCTTCATCCAGCAGAACGCCAAGGATGTGCGCTTCCTGGACATCTAGCGGATTCGCCCAGCCGGCCCCCGCTGCCGGCGAACATGGACTTTAGCGACATAGAACGGAAGCAGAACCAATGAGTGATGAGACTCCCGAGGTAACCGGGGACACGGCTCCCCTGGCCGGGACCGCACTGACCGACAGGGTCGAGCAAATCGACCTGCAGACCGAGATGCAGCGTTCCTACCTTGACTACGCCATGGCTGTCATTGTGGGACGTGCGCTGCCCGACGTGCGCGACGGGCTCAAGCCCGTGCACCGCCGCGTCCTGTACGCGATGTTCGACGGCGGGTACCGCCCGGACCGTTCCTTCAACAAGTGCGCCCGTGTGGTGGGCGAGGTCATGGGCCAGTACCACCCGCACGGCGACTCGGCGATTTATGATGCCCTCGTCCGCCTGATCCAGGACTGGACCATGCGCTACCCGCTGGCCCTGGGCCAGGGCAACTTCGGTTCGCCGGGTAACGACGGCGCTGCGGCGCCGCGGTATACCGAAACGAAGATGGCGCCGCTGGCCATGGAAATGGTCCGGGACATTGACGAGGAAACCGTCGATTTCCAGGACAACTACGATGGCCGCAACCAGGAACCGACCATTCTTCCCTCCCGGTTCCCGAACCTCCTGGTCAACGGTTCCTCCGGCATTGCTGTCGGCATGGCCACCAACATCCCGCCGCACAACCTGCGCGAGGTTGTGGACGGTGTCCAGTGGTACCTGCAGAACCCGGACGCACCGAACGATGTGCTGCTTGAGGAACTGATCCGGCGGGTCAAGGGCCCCGACTTCCCCACCGGCGCCACCATCCTGGGCCACAAGGGAATCGAGGACGCCTACCGCACCGGCCGCGGCTCCATCACCATGCGTGCCGTGGTGAACGTGGAGGAACTCCAGGGCCGTACCTGCCTGGTGGTCACCGAACTCCCCTACCAGGCCAACCCGGACAACCTGGCCGTCAAGATTGCCGAACTGGTCAAGGACGGCAAGATCACCGGCATCGCCGACATGCGCGATGAAACTTCCGGCCGCACCGGCCAGCGCCTGGTGATCGTGCTCAAGCGTGACGCCGTGGCGAAGGTGGTCCTGAACAACCTGTACAAGCACACGCAGCTGCAGGACAACTTCGGTGCCAACATGCTGGCCATCGTGGACGGGGTGCCCCGCACGCTGAGCCTGGATGCCTTCATCCGGCACTGGGTGACCCACCAGCTCGAAGTGATTGTCCGCCGCACCCGGTACCGCCTGCGCAAGGCCGAGGAAGCTGCGCACATCCTGCGCGGCCTGCTCAAGGCCCTGGATGCCCTCGACGAGGTCATCGCCCTGATCCGGCGGTCCTCCACGGTGGAAGATGCACGGACCGGCCTGATGGGCCTGCTGGAAATCGACGAAATCCAGTCGCAGGCCATCCTCGATATGCAGCTGCGCCGCTTGGCTGCCCTGGAACGCCAGAAGATCCAGGACCAGCACGCGAAGCTTGAAGCTGAAATCGCCGAATACAACATCATCCTGGCTTCCGAAGAACGCCAGCGTTCCATTGTCAGCGAGGAACTGCAGGAAATCGCCGACAAATACGGTGACGACCGCCGCACCAAGATCCTCATGGGCTATGACGGCGACATGAGCATGGAAGACCTCATTCCCGAAGAGGAAATGGTGGTCACCATCACCCGCGGCGGCTACGTCAAGCGCACCCGCAGTGACAACTACCGGCAGCAGGCCCGGGGCGGCAAGGGCATCAAGGGCGCCCAGCTGCGCGGGGACGACGTCGTGGAGCACTTCTTCGTCACCACCACCCACCACTGGCTGCTGTTCTTCACCAACCTTGGCCGGGTTTACCGTGCCAAGGCCTACGAACTGGCCGAAGCCGGGCGGGATGCCAAGGGCCAGCACGTGGCGAACCTGCTGGCCTTCCAGCCGGACGAGCACATTGCCCAGGTCCTGGCGCTGCCGGATTACGACGCCGCCCCGTACCTGGTGCTGGCCACTAAGCGCGGCCTGGTGAAGAAGACCCGTCTGGCGGACTACGACACCAACCGCTCTGCCGGCGTTATTGCCATCAACCTCCGCGACGAAGACGAATTGGTTTCCGCCCAGCTGGTCTCCGAAACCGATGACCTGATGCTGGTTTCGCGGCTGGGCCAGTCGCTGCGCTTCACGGCCACCGACGACGCGCTGCGTCCCATGGGCCGTGCCACCTCCGGTGTCACGGGCATGAAGTTCCGTGAGGATGACGAACTGCTGGCGGCCGACGTCGTCACCGAGGACTCCTTTGTCTTCACCGTGACCGAGGGCGGCTACGCCAAGCGCACCAGCGCGGACGAATACCGGGTCCAGGGCCGTGGCGGCCTGGGTATCAAGGTGGGCAAGTACGCCGAGGACCGCGGCCATCTGGTCGGTGCCATGGTGGTCCAGGAAGAAGACGAGGTCCTGGTGGTTATGCAGGGCGGCAAGGTAGTCCGGTCCTCCGTGACCGGTGTGCCCGCCAAGGGCCGCGACACCATGGGTGTTATCTTCGCCAAGCCGGACAAGAATGACCGGATTATCGCCGTTGCGCGGAACTCCGAGCGCGACTTGGCGGTCGAAGAGGACGAAAACTCCGAAGACGGAACATCAGGCACGGCACCGGTAACCGCCGGAACCGAACCTGTGGGGGCCGCAGGCGATGAAGTACCGTTGTCTACAGACGAAACGGCTGGGCGCGATGCACAGTCAGCACAAGATGGAGGTAACGAGTGAGCTCGACCAACTCAAGCCCTAGGTCGTCCTCGGGCGCCGGGCCGCGGGTGAAGACCCCGGCACGGCCGGCCCAGCGCCCTGGGGGAGGTCAGAGCGCAGCGGGGAACCGCCAGCCGCTGGTGAAACCCGTACCCAAGGCCAAAGCCCGCAAGGCCCGGCTACTGGTCAGCAAGATCGATCCCTGGTCCGTCCTGAAGATGGCGTTCCTGCTGTCGGTTGCACTGGGCGTGGTCACCGTGGTGGCAGCCATCGTGCTGTGGACCGTGCTGGACCTGACCGGCATCTTCGACCGGGTTAACACCCTGCTGGGCGAGATTGCCGGCAGCGAGTCCGGCGGCTTCGACCTCCGGGACTTCGCTTCCCTGGGCCAGGTGGTGTCCTTCGCGACCATCATCGCCGTGGTGAATGTGCTGCTGCTGACGGCACTGTCCATGCTGGCCGCCGTGCTCTACAACATTGCCTCCACGCTGGTCGGCGGCATTGGTGTGACCCTCACCGACGACTAGTGTTTTCCGGTTCCGGACGCGCTCCTGCAGCCGCTCCGGAACCGGAAAACAGCCCGATTTGTTCTTCCGGGCAAAGGTACGGTAGAGTCATATCTCGGCCCGAAGAGGTTCGGGGCGTATAGCTCAGGCGGTTAGAGCGCTTCGCTGATAACGAAGAGGTCCCAGGTTCAAGTCCTGGTACGCCCACGGAACACCTTGCAAAAGGTGAACCGGAACGGCAAGGAGGATTCCATGAAGAAGTTGCTGACGGTCATGGCAGCGGCTGCTGCTGGAGTCTTCGCCTATAAGAAGTGGCAGGAAACTGCCGCTGAGAAGACAGTTTGGAAGGAATCGACCGACAAGGTCGGCTAACCGCCAAAAGGTCGAATCTGGTAACCCGGCCGGTAATGGTGGGTTATACTGGATAGGTTCTCATTTCGGGGGCATGGCGCAATTGGTAGCGCACCTGCTTTGCAAGCAGGGGGTTCGGGGTTCGAGTCCCCGTGCCTCCACCGAAAGAATAGACAGAAGGTCCCCGCTCCTTGGAGCGGGGACCTTCTGCGTTAAGCCGCTGTGACTCCCGGAAACAGTCCGGCGCCGGTGCAGGAGCGGGGCTGCACTACTGTTGGCCTGTGAATATTTTCCTGGCCGCAGTGGGTGTCCTGGGCGTGTCCGCGTCCGGGCCCATTATGGCCGCTACGGCTGCCCCCGCCCTTGCCATCGCCTTCTGGCGCAATGCCCTGGGCGCGGTACTCATGGGCGGTCCCGCAGCTTTGGGACGGCGCCGGGAATTCGCACGGCTTGGGGCACGCGAGTACCGGTGGACTGCCGTTGCGGCGGTGGCCCTGGCATTTCACTTCGCCTGCTTCATCACTTCACTGCAGCTGACGTCCGTGGCCGCGGCTACGGCGCTTGTCTGCCTCCAAGCGGGGTGGATCGCCCTGTTTAATGTGCTGCGCGGTATCCGGGTTGCGCCTGTTGTGTTGGCAGGGCTGGCCGCCGCGTTCGCCGGAGTTGTGGTGATTTCCGGCTTTGACCTGGGTCTTTCGCGGGAGGCACTGATCGGGGATGTCCTGGCGGTGGCCGGCGGTGCCCTCGCGGGTGTCTACACCATCGCAGGCGGAAAAGCCCGTGAGTCCATGTCTACGGGCACGTACACCACTCTCTGCTACGGAGCATGCGCCGTGCTGCTCCTGGCGCTCTGTGCGGTCTTCCGGCAGCCGCTGGTCGGCTTTCCGCCGGCGGCGTGGCTGGGGATCCTCGGTGTAACCGTGGTGGCGCAGATCCTGGGCCACTCGGTGTTCAACCACCTGCTGGCTGTCATCAGCCCGTTGGTGGTTTCCATGATTATCCTGCTGGAGATCCCCGGCGCGGCCATCCTGGCGGCGGTGTTCCTGCACGAGCAGCTTCCGGCGGGCACATACGCCGGGCTGGGCCTTATCCTCGCCGGATTAACGGTGGTAGTGGCCGGACAGGGCAGGGCACGACGCCGGCCCGGCACCGAACCTATCCCCCCGGCACCACCGGCCCTGGGCGGAGACGTGCAACCCTAGTTCAGAGAGCAGCCCGGCACATAAGGCCGGAACCAAAACAGGGAGGTCCCCGCCGCAGCGGGGACCTCCCTGTTTTTTCTTGCCGGTATTTTTTCTAACCGGTGTTACTTCTTGCCGGTGTTGTTATCTGAGTGGGCGCCTGAAGGCTTGGCAGCTTCCTTGGCCTCGCCCGCGGCTTCCTTGCTGTGCTTGCCGGCTTCGGATGCCTTGTCGCCGGAACGGGAGGCAGCACGCTCGGCTGCTTCCTTGATACTGGCGACCGTTTCCTTGGTCTCAGAGGAGGCAGCCGCAGCGTTCGTGCCGGCCTTCTCGGCCGGAGTGGAGGCAGCCGCAGCCTTCGGCTTGGGCACCTCGACCGGTGCCGGCGTCGCCGGCTCAGCGGGCTTGGCCGTGGAGGCCCCGGAGGAGGTCCCGGTAGCCGCCGGTGCCGGAGCCGTGGCGGGAGTGGTGGCAGCAGCCGGCTTCGGTGCGGGGGTCTTCCAAGGATCCTCAACCGGACGCGAGGCACGCCAGGCAGCTACGCCGGCGGTGACGGCAGCGGCGATGATGCCGAAGACCAGCCACCCCTTGCCGCCGCCCTTCTGGTTCTTGCGGGCCTGCTTGGCAGCCTGGGCTGCAGCCTTCTGTGCGCGCTTGAGCGCCTTCTTGTTGCCCGTGACCTTGGAAACCGCGGTCTGTACAGGAACGTTGGCTGCCGTCAGGCTGCGCGAAACGCTGTCCGCGGCCACACCGATCCGGGTGGAAAGCGCCGGGAGGTAATCGTCGACGACGCGGTCCTTCGCGGTGTTCAGGGCCGGTGTAGCCCGGTCCAGGGTGCTCTGGATCCGCGGAGCGGCTTCATCCACAGCGTGGCTGATCCGCGGCCCAACCTTCTCAAGCCCGCCTTGGATGCGGGGCGTTACGGTGGCTACGCCCTGGGCAAGCTCGTCAGCAGCACGCTTGATACCGTCCTGGATCTTCGGAGATGCGGTTTCGATCCCCTTCTCAATGCGCGGAACGGCCCAGCCCTTGGCTGCGTCCACCTTGGGCGAAGCCCAGTCGCGGGCCGTTACGAGGCCAGCAGCCACATTGGCTTCAAGGTCATGGGTGATGCGGTCCTTCTTCAAAACTACCTCCCGGGATAGTGTCGTTTCAGCCTTAGCCTACGTGTTCGAGCTGATCTCTGCTATCGGAGGCCGCGGCAGGCCGCGGTTTTCACTGTGCGCTGAACCTGCCGGTTTCCGCCCCTGTGCGCAAGCGCCGTGGAAGAATGTTGTTATGACTGCTATTCCTACAGCAAAAGCGACCATCCACACGTCCATGGGCGATATCCGTATCAACCTGTTCGGCAACCATGCCCCCAAGACGGTCAAGAACTTCGTTGGCCTGGCCACCGGTGAGATCGAGTGGACCGACCCGGCAACGGGTGAAAAGACGAGCCGCCCGCTCTACGACGGTACGATCTTCCACCGCATCATCAAGGATTTCATGATCCAGGGCGGCGATCCCCTGGGCCGCGGCACCGGCGGACCCGGCTACCAGTTCGACGACGAAATCAACCCCGACCTTGATTTCGCCACCCCGTACAAGCTGGCCATGGCCAACGCCGGCATCCAGATGGGACGCGGCACCAACGGTTCGCAGTTCTTCATCACCTCGGTGCCCACCACGTGGCTGCAGGGAAAGCACACCATCTTCGGTGAGGTTGCCGACGACGAGTCCCGCGCATTGGTCGACCAGCTCAATGCGGTCTCCACCGACGGACGCGACAAGCCGACCGAAGACGTGGTTATCAACAGCATTACCGTCGAGCAGCTCTAACCTGTTCGAAGGGTGCCCCGGCCGGACTATCCGGCCGGGGCCTTTCGTCAATCCGGGAGTTTCGAGCAATGTCATATGGAGTGCCGGCCGGAGCGCCGGCGTCGCAGGTTCCAGTGTGTCCGCGCCATCCGGACCGGGTCAGCTATATCCGCTGCCAGCGTTGCGGACGCCCGGCCTGCCCTGAATGCCAGCACAACGCCGCCGTAGGCGTGCAGTGCGTGGATTGCTTTGCCGAACAGAACCGGAAGCAGCCGGCCTACCGCACCGTGTACGGCGGACGCACGGCCCCGGCTGCCGGGACGGGCAAACCGGTAGTAACCATCACCATCATGGCGATTTGCGCCGCTGCCTTCCTCCTGCAGCTGGCGGTCCCCGGCTTTACCTCCGACTTCTGGTACCGGCCGGTCTACACGGACTATGAGCCGTGGAGGATGCTGACGTCTGCCTTCCTGCATTCAGCAGGCGGCTTCGTCCACATTGCTTTCAACCTCTATGCGCTGTGGTTCCTGGGCCGGACGCTGGAGCCGATGTTCGGCCGGGCGCGCTTCGCCCTGCTCTATCTGATCTCGGCCGTAGGCGGCTCGGTGGGCGTTATGTACCTTGCCGACCCCGGAACACCTGTCGTGGGAGCCTCGGGAGCGATCTTCGGGCTCTTCGGTGCACTGTTCGTGGTGATCCGCCAGCGGAGGGGTGAACTGCGTTCCCTGGTGATCCTGCTCCTGCTCAACCTGGTGATGGGCTTTGTCTTCCCGAATATCGCCTGGCAGGCCCACGTGGGTGGACTGGTGACCGGGGCCGCCTGCGCGGCCATCATTGCCTATGCGCCCCGGGGTAAGAACCGGACGGTTGTCCAGTTGCTGGGGCTGGCGGCCATAGCCCTGCTCCTGGTGGTGGCAACCATCCTTTGGCCGTCTCCCGTGTAGCGCTTGCCTGCCCGTGCGTGCCCGCTGTCCTTGTGACGGCGGGCACTGTGCATTAAGGCAAAGTTATCCACAGAGATACCCACAGTGTTAATAACTAACAAGCGTGTAGTTTCTCCTCCGGACCAGCGATCCACAGGGTTATCCATAGCCTGAACGGACTTACACACATGTAATTCCACAGCTGTGGATAACCCGGATCCCTTTGTTTGCGCGGAAGTTGCGGAAGTAACCCACAGAGTTACCCACACCTGTGGATAACTCCGTGCACAACCTGTGAACAACAGGAAAACCGGGGATAACGACTTCAGGCCAACAGAAAGGGCCCTCCGGCTGCGGGTGGCAGCGGGAAGGCCCCTAAGGTTGCGAGGCTGAACGGAGTCAGCGCCAGCGCGTAGTCATCAGAAACCCCACAATGGCAATAGCAAAGCCCACCAGGATGTTGGCGGCACCCAGAGACGGGACGGGGAAGCCTCCCTGGGTGATGTAGTAGGTGATGATCCACAGCAACCCGATGATCATCAGGCCGAACATCACCGGCTTGTACCAAACGGGGTTCGGCTTGGCTGCGGAATTAACACGGGGCTCGGCAGCGGGGCGCGGCGGCTTCTTGCGGGACTTGGACTCAGGCACGGATCCTCCTGGCAGAACCGGCTCTGCGGATGCCGGCGGTTTGTTGGTGGCGGTCTCAGGGGCGGGGACAACACTGCATGGCTGCAGGCGCTGCATGGCACGGCTTCCCGTTCCTGATTATCCTAGCGAATTCCCGGGGCAGAGTATCCTTGGGCACACTAAGCTTCGAAGACCATCCCGCCGAGGAGCGTATGGACCAGTCCCCAGCAGTCCGCGAGGAGCACCGCCCACGCTCCCGCCCGTCCCCCGCGGGCGGCCCGGTACGCATGGTGGTCCACGTCCTAGGGGAAATCCTGGTGACCCTGGGGGTTATCCTGGGCCTGTTTGTGGCCTGGCAGCTGTGGTGGACGGATCTGGAAGCAAACAGGTCCCAGCAGGAGGCCGTGCAGGACCTGTACAAGGATTTTGACCTGCCTCCTGAGGACGCGCCGGCCCCCGCGCCGGCCGGCTACGGCGAACCGGTAGTGATGGAACCGCCGGCTGATGAGGGAACCACTTTCGCGGTCGTTTACGTTCCGCGCTTCGGGGAGGACTATGCGGTGCCGGTCAGCTCGGGTGTGGGTACCCGGGTCCTGGACACGCTGGGACTGGGCCACTACTCCGCCACGGCCATGCCCGGCGGGGTTGGCAATTTTGCGGTGGCCGGACACCGGCAGAGCCACGGCAAGGCCCTGGACGCCATCC
This Arthrobacter sp. zg-Y20 DNA region includes the following protein-coding sequences:
- a CDS encoding DMT family transporter — encoded protein: MNIFLAAVGVLGVSASGPIMAATAAPALAIAFWRNALGAVLMGGPAALGRRREFARLGAREYRWTAVAAVALAFHFACFITSLQLTSVAAATALVCLQAGWIALFNVLRGIRVAPVVLAGLAAAFAGVVVISGFDLGLSREALIGDVLAVAGGALAGVYTIAGGKARESMSTGTYTTLCYGACAVLLLALCAVFRQPLVGFPPAAWLGILGVTVVAQILGHSVFNHLLAVISPLVVSMIILLEIPGAAILAAVFLHEQLPAGTYAGLGLILAGLTVVVAGQGRARRRPGTEPIPPAPPALGGDVQP
- a CDS encoding cell division protein CrgA; this encodes MPESKSRKKPPRPAAEPRVNSAAKPNPVWYKPVMFGLMIIGLLWIITYYITQGGFPVPSLGAANILVGFAIAIVGFLMTTRWR
- the gyrA gene encoding DNA gyrase subunit A produces the protein MSDETPEVTGDTAPLAGTALTDRVEQIDLQTEMQRSYLDYAMAVIVGRALPDVRDGLKPVHRRVLYAMFDGGYRPDRSFNKCARVVGEVMGQYHPHGDSAIYDALVRLIQDWTMRYPLALGQGNFGSPGNDGAAAPRYTETKMAPLAMEMVRDIDEETVDFQDNYDGRNQEPTILPSRFPNLLVNGSSGIAVGMATNIPPHNLREVVDGVQWYLQNPDAPNDVLLEELIRRVKGPDFPTGATILGHKGIEDAYRTGRGSITMRAVVNVEELQGRTCLVVTELPYQANPDNLAVKIAELVKDGKITGIADMRDETSGRTGQRLVIVLKRDAVAKVVLNNLYKHTQLQDNFGANMLAIVDGVPRTLSLDAFIRHWVTHQLEVIVRRTRYRLRKAEEAAHILRGLLKALDALDEVIALIRRSSTVEDARTGLMGLLEIDEIQSQAILDMQLRRLAALERQKIQDQHAKLEAEIAEYNIILASEERQRSIVSEELQEIADKYGDDRRTKILMGYDGDMSMEDLIPEEEMVVTITRGGYVKRTRSDNYRQQARGGKGIKGAQLRGDDVVEHFFVTTTHHWLLFFTNLGRVYRAKAYELAEAGRDAKGQHVANLLAFQPDEHIAQVLALPDYDAAPYLVLATKRGLVKKTRLADYDTNRSAGVIAINLRDEDELVSAQLVSETDDLMLVSRLGQSLRFTATDDALRPMGRATSGVTGMKFREDDELLAADVVTEDSFVFTVTEGGYAKRTSADEYRVQGRGGLGIKVGKYAEDRGHLVGAMVVQEEDEVLVVMQGGKVVRSSVTGVPAKGRDTMGVIFAKPDKNDRIIAVARNSERDLAVEEDENSEDGTSGTAPVTAGTEPVGAAGDEVPLSTDETAGRDAQSAQDGGNE
- a CDS encoding DUF3566 domain-containing protein, producing MSSTNSSPRSSSGAGPRVKTPARPAQRPGGGQSAAGNRQPLVKPVPKAKARKARLLVSKIDPWSVLKMAFLLSVALGVVTVVAAIVLWTVLDLTGIFDRVNTLLGEIAGSESGGFDLRDFASLGQVVSFATIIAVVNVLLLTALSMLAAVLYNIASTLVGGIGVTLTDD
- a CDS encoding DLW-39 family protein; translation: MKKLLTVMAAAAAGVFAYKKWQETAAEKTVWKESTDKVG
- a CDS encoding rhomboid family intramembrane serine protease, coding for MDCFAEQNRKQPAYRTVYGGRTAPAAGTGKPVVTITIMAICAAAFLLQLAVPGFTSDFWYRPVYTDYEPWRMLTSAFLHSAGGFVHIAFNLYALWFLGRTLEPMFGRARFALLYLISAVGGSVGVMYLADPGTPVVGASGAIFGLFGALFVVIRQRRGELRSLVILLLLNLVMGFVFPNIAWQAHVGGLVTGAACAAIIAYAPRGKNRTVVQLLGLAAIALLLVVATILWPSPV
- a CDS encoding peptidylprolyl isomerase, with translation MTAIPTAKATIHTSMGDIRINLFGNHAPKTVKNFVGLATGEIEWTDPATGEKTSRPLYDGTIFHRIIKDFMIQGGDPLGRGTGGPGYQFDDEINPDLDFATPYKLAMANAGIQMGRGTNGSQFFITSVPTTWLQGKHTIFGEVADDESRALVDQLNAVSTDGRDKPTEDVVINSITVEQL